CCGCCACAGCCGCAAACTCTGCTATCGGTGCCAAAATGGCAGCTTTGCGGCGCGCTATTTGGGATGTTCTATATGGTTGCCATGGTCGCTTCAGTACCCAAAATTGGCGTAGCTTTGGCGACAATTGCCACTATTTTCGGTCAGATGAGTATGAGCCTGATAATCGATACTTCAGGATGGCTTGGCAATGCGCCCATAGCGCTGAACTACTGGCGCGTTGCTGCGATGATCTCCATAGCAATTGCTCTGGTATTCATCTACCGGGCAGCCCAGGCACCAAATGTGGAGGCGATAAAGCACAAACTCTCCCCACAGGAGCAACTCTGATAGTGTCTTGACAGCTAACAAGGCAGATGGTTGTATTATACAACCATCTGCCCTGCATCGGATATCTCAATGGCTGACCAAAACCTTATCAACCAGATTCGTGAATCTTCTCGCCTAATGGTTCGCGAACTGGGTTTTATGAATACCACTCTTGCCGCTACCCGCTATTCCCCTTCAGCCGTTCATACGCTACTGGAGATAGATACTCAGGGTGCCATGACCGCAGCTCAGTTGGTACAGACTTTGGGGCTGGAGAAATCAAGCGTTAGCCGCATGCTGGCGAAGCTGATTAAGGCTGGAGAACTGTTTGAAGAGCCATCGCCACAAGATGCCAGGCTCAAGCAGTTACAGCTTACAGAACAGGGAAAAGAGACCGTAGCCCGCATACATAATTACGGCAGGCAGCGGGTTGTCGAAGCGCTAAAGTATCTCAATCCCGATCGGCAGATTGCAGTAGCCCAGGGCCTCACCGCCTACGCCCGTGCGCTTGAAGCATGCCGCAACAGCGGCTCTCAAGGTGCATCAGAACCCATTGAAATTGTGTGCGGCTATCATCCGGGAATGATTGGCCGCATCAGCGAGATGCACGGCACTTACTACTCAAAGAATTATGATTTCGGCTACTTTTTTGAAGGTAAAGTCGCCTCCGGTCTTGCTGAATTTGCGGGTCGGCTCGATAAAGAATGCAACCAAATCTGGCTGGCAATGCAGAACGGACGTATTGTCGGCTCAGTCGCCATTGATGGGGAAGATCTGGGCAATAACGAAGCCCATTTACGCTGGTTCATTCTGGATGACAGCTGCCGTGGGAGCGGCGCCGGACGTCGACTACTTACCGAAGCTATCGCCTTTTGCGATAGCCAGCGGTTTGCGGCGGTACAACTCTGGACATTCAGCGGGCTGAACGCCGCACGTCGGTTATATGAATCTTTTGGCTTCATCCTGAGCCAT
This genomic interval from Salmonella enterica subsp. enterica serovar Choleraesuis contains the following:
- a CDS encoding membrane protein; translation: MVIMMLLAIISGMALSAQAAINGNLGSQVGVIRSALLTFAVGAVISALLIFFFEPPQPQTLLSVPKWQLCGALFGMFYMVAMVASVPKIGVALATIATIFGQMSMSLIIDTSGWLGNAPIALNYWRVAAMISIAIALVFIYRAAQAPNVEAIKHKLSPQEQL
- a CDS encoding MarR family transcriptional regulator, with the translated sequence MADQNLINQIRESSRLMVRELGFMNTTLAATRYSPSAVHTLLEIDTQGAMTAAQLVQTLGLEKSSVSRMLAKLIKAGELFEEPSPQDARLKQLQLTEQGKETVARIHNYGRQRVVEALKYLNPDRQIAVAQGLTAYARALEACRNSGSQGASEPIEIVCGYHPGMIGRISEMHGTYYSKNYDFGYFFEGKVASGLAEFAGRLDKECNQIWLAMQNGRIVGSVAIDGEDLGNNEAHLRWFILDDSCRGSGAGRRLLTEAIAFCDSQRFAAVQLWTFSGLNAARRLYESFGFILSHEWQGDQWGRSMLEQQFTRPGH